The window CCGTCAGCcatggtgctgctgtgaaAGCCGAGCGAACTGCCAGCGCGCACAGGCTCCATGGTTGGCACCTCTGGCAAGATTGGTGTGTTCGACGTCGTGTTACGTCCAAACAGGCTACGGCGCTTGCGAGCAAAGCTAGGCGCTTGCGCATCGCTGGCTTCCACTTCGCTCGAGACCAGTGTCAAGCCAGAGGGCATTGGGTCAGTGCTGCGATTGGCAACGTCAGGCGACGTAATCGCGATCGTGTACTTGTCCGTCTTGCCGCTCGAAAAGCTGTTTCCAAACGACATCTTGCGAAACGGCGTACTGGGCTGATCATCAAGCGACTCGACTTCTCCACTCAGATAGACGAGCGCGCTGTCAGAGGCTGGAGCGtcggacgatgacgaaAACGAATCGCCTCGACGGTCCGAGAAGCTTTGGTAGGTCGAATTTGGTGTCAATGGACCATGCGAGCTCGCCGCATCGGATCCCGCGCGTGACAAggatggcgacggcgacggcaACGGTAACGGCAGCAGAGGCGAAGGGCCGACACTGGAAAAACCACCAGTGGCTGCGCGAAAAGTGGAGCCGGACCCAGCTCGGAACTGGTTGGCAGACGAATGTGCGGATCCTACACCGTTGGAACCAGCGCCAGACTGAGAGGCAGAGCCGGAACGATCGTGCGTCGAACCTTCGCTGCGGCCCTGCGCCTGCTTCTCGAGTCCACTACCGCTGCCGCTCCCTGCATTGGGACCAGCGCCGTGCTTCTGGAGCCAGCGAGCAATGGCCATGACCACCCTTAGTGCGCGGATCTGCAGACCTTCGCAACCACAAAGCGAGGCAGCCTCGTAAAGGCAGACGGCGAGCCGATGTCTTTCCTCGGGATGCAGACCGAGCGACTCGGACGGGCGGAAGAGATCGAGACTGCTATGTTCGAAGCTGTCAAGGGCGTGCgtgatcgacgacgagggtGAGAGCATATCGCCGTGACGCGATAGTGTCGATGGTGCCTTGGGATGGAGATCGTCGGCGAGCGCCACATGAGCAGCGTGGCGGGCCCAAGACGCGAGACTGTCCATGTTGTAAGTTTTGGCCAGCACCATGAGAGCACACACAACAGCAGGATGTCGCTGCAGTGCGGTGCAGATGCGCAGCGTGTAAACAAATTGGAGCAATGCAAGCACCACCGGCAATGGCTCCGAGATCTGCAAGTGGCGGGGCTGAAAGCGCGGATCGCGGACCTTTTGTTTGGCATCATGTGCGCCCACCTTGTTGGCTGAGGACACAAAGGGTGGATCTAGAgcctcctcttcatcgtcctcctcggcaAGGAACTCGGCAATGTCCTCAGGGATGATGCCCAAGCCGGATTGTTCCTGTGACGTCGGATAGGCGATTCGAAGGGTtcgcctcgctcttcgGCGGTATTCGTCCATCTTAGATCTGAACCAGGGCCAACGCGCTTCGAGGATAGCACGATCGCAACCGATTCTGAGACCGTCCGAGCAGACGATTTCAAAGTCGCCGCGACCACCGAGGTTGAGAGCCTCGACCTCTTTTTCGAGGTTGCTCTGCATCTCAGCAGCCGATGCGCCAGGCACACGTTCCTCGGCCAAGGAGTGGGCTGCTTCGGCGCCGCGTGCAAGTGCTTGTGCTGAGGCCATGGCGGATGGTGCGGTCGCCGCAAGCTTGTCCAGGCCGAGTTGGACGGCGTCGTCGGAAAGGCCCGAGTAGGGAGGCTGGTAGATGCCCCAggcctcgagctcgagcaccaCGACGTGATCCCAATTGGTCTGGCGATGATTGTAGTCACTGACGAGGTCCCTTTCCTTGTGACCAACAACGACGAGACGGTTCTTTGCAGGCCAAAGGAGCGCGCGATTCCAGCTTCCAGTCGAGAGAGCCGAACCAGACTCGATCCTAGACCAGACCATGGTAGGCAGATGCAGAGCCCAGACGGAGAAGCTCTGTGTTGCATTGGCGAGGTAGGTACCCGAGATGAGCAGATAGGGCCCGAGGAGCGCGCCTGTGGGGAAACGAAGGCCTGGAGGAAGCGTGACGCCGCCCATGTGGTTCGAACGGTCGTCTATCGAGACAAGCGCGCCAAGAGAAGATTGggcagcagtagcagcatTGGCTTGAGATGGTGTGAGCGGTCCATCGATGTCGATGGCCGACTCTTGGGAAGCATTGGAGC of the Mycosarcoma maydis chromosome 2, whole genome shotgun sequence genome contains:
- a CDS encoding uncharacterized protein (related to Ral2 protein, implicated in activation of ras1) — its product is MHPSIANLSSRLHLCSGDVPPPLVGASATLVEPSQHGQAKGAQVYLFGGRLVSSRRMVNTLYRLDLDEMRWSRLTPTTKPKLATAEPSLQQPQPRYFHSADLWNNKIIFFGGMGYSHRSQDAGVPGSAPTEELCVLDELLALDLTTQQWDYTFDVASPRAIVQHDPSSSSQPDTQRPAPRYAHLSALSGDTLSIIGGQNLANQYVESINLFSLSQNRWIGAQRFQKQCGSYRSLAVGAKCLHKDGQKAKCYPRAKDPLNNTDTGNATPMSNTSTPQGNQSAEKLTGKVEQNPLPMSCPPAPDQSLPVYLYSNYNFTDVRRELEVLAVQPDAATNQDTHRTQQRRRSGSNASQESAIDIDGPLTPSQANAATAAQSSLGALVSIDDRSNHMGGVTLPPGLRFPTGALLGPYLLISGTYLANATQSFSVWALHLPTMVWSRIESGSALSTGSWNRALLWPAKNRLVVVGHKERDLVSDYNHRQTNWDHVVVLELEAWGIYQPPYSGLSDDAVQLGLDKLAATAPSAMASAQALARGAEAAHSLAEERVPGASAAEMQSNLEKEVEALNLGGRGDFEIVCSDGLRIGCDRAILEARWPWFRSKMDEYRRRARRTLRIAYPTSQEQSGLGIIPEDIAEFLAEEDDEEEALDPPFVSSANKVGAHDAKQKVRDPRFQPRHLQISEPLPVVLALLQFVYTLRICTALQRHPAVVCALMVLAKTYNMDSLASWARHAAHVALADDLHPKAPSTLSRHGDMLSPSSSITHALDSFEHSSLDLFRPSESLGLHPEERHRLAVCLYEAASLCGCEGLQIRALRVVMAIARWLQKHGAGPNAGSGSGSGLEKQAQGRSEGSTHDRSGSASQSGAGSNGVGSAHSSANQFRAGSGSTFRAATGGFSSVGPSPLLPLPLPSPSPSLSRAGSDAASSHGPLTPNSTYQSFSDRRGDSFSSSSDAPASDSALVYLSGEVESLDDQPSTPFRKMSFGNSFSSGKTDKYTIAITSPDVANRSTDPMPSGLTLVSSEVEASDAQAPSFARKRRSLFGRNTTSNTPILPEVPTMEPVRAGSSLGFHSSTMADGTVLGDLNAYPSNTLPDRRASASASASASAHVTCSTKPVSPTTTTGDDWSSGFHLARHSMPLRDGKGASVTSLALNSPALTMDPNRRYMQASAASSPAREQFPVNSYGPRSEQEQVSRSTSVHSLSTDTSLAASLHRSNSGASHHQSSTPLDGIEISRDVTHLSSKEIAMLNKKERKRIEKEEKERKKAEKAEYKRLAAEAVFGPKGSAGPSPALPSSDFAMYTSGAQAVARQGTGAQSSRRSSEPSDSRSSTSTASPRTGSSLRTAYSPRTPAPTAPPKRGEWAVATATSGGPWFSAPPPMMAPPSLKGMPKGNRSAASLSGQSSPKTRLTS